In Apostichopus japonicus isolate 1M-3 chromosome 3, ASM3797524v1, whole genome shotgun sequence, a single genomic region encodes these proteins:
- the LOC139961045 gene encoding ubiquitin carboxyl-terminal hydrolase 10-like — protein sequence MAEEIVTFGDFDESFYQSFFVEESVSSKSLGRVEFPWDNQGNQEVPAKSTDLPNSNVTATQVSVGHLSVATEDYLSNNVPVPSSDIHSSNTNQPQATVSSVPNQDIPSAITTSGPFLHENSQYDVSIDPSLPPFDGSQRSNSLKRRNKKQRDPSYYDNFYNNPDLYQAKLGDNRRNAVNRQEGTQSGAHIPDGAGDGPSGPATGTLSSVEIPKQAAETAVRNPADSQPDSQHNIGNNNLENVQLDDRTTEPKSCLNIQIPNQRTANLSNFTFSTSSNFPVSRVPLTESEQPKLTTTTAASHPTEPVTPSSVVTERVAESPHEPPVNVASCENGRPQNVTAEVSQSAAPGHLASSDPKPEQGHEQTSHVEETTASGVRSASGQAQQATAAPKPGPWGSKPTSWASLFRKDGESSAVAHSVPENRSANESETVEKGETKPEETDPVSADKDPQVKKLGEYLKNSTLINKPMFIQPRGLINVANNCYINSILQVLVACPPFYNLFQRLPLALKRRGPTSTPMLNAILELCKQFEELPFVGKKGSRDVRPGESFEPVGVYQMLRNVNTTLSIKQGKQEDAEEFLSCLLNGFHDEMIAAIEAAYGSSKPEANGPQPPTPNGVASDHKGEAEEEEDGDDDEWEQVGPKKKATITRVADFTKSPIYNIFGGQMRSALHQHGARESATLQPFFTLQLDIQSPKITSVKEALENFGTKEAVHGFMSNKTKTEVEASKRTTLEELPPVLILHLKQFVYDKTGGSQKLTKKMDYEMDLEIGKDLLSPSGKAKIPPIQRTFKLFAVIYHTGKEASGGHYISDYYHVGINGWIRADDDLIKVVKPAQVMNPPSGFTPYLLVYRRREVSSTSSHSGGNS from the exons ATGGCAGAAGAG ATCGTCACATTCGGAGATTTCGACGAATCTTTTTACCAATCATTCTTTGTTGAAGAATCTGTATCTAGTAAGTCTCTGGGCAGAGTGGAG TTTCCTTGGGATAACCAAGGCAATCAAGAAGTACCTGCTAAATCAACAG ATCTACCCAATAGCAATGTTACAGCAACTCAAGTCTCTGTCGGTCACTTGTCCGTGGCGACGGAGGATTACCTTTCCAACAATGTGCCAGTACCATCCAGCGATATCCACAGCAGCAATACAAATCAGCCCCAGGCTACCGTTTCATCTGTCCCTAACCAGGACATTCCTAGTGCAATAACCACCAGTGGACCATTCCTCCATGAGAACAGTCAGTACGATGTGTCCATAGATCCATCTTTACCGCCGTTTGACGGCTCTCAGAGGTCCAATTCTCTGAAGAGGAGAAATAAGAAGCAGAGAGACCCGAGTTACTACGACAATTTTTACAACAATCCGGACTTGTACCAAGCCAAGCTAGGAGACAACAGGAGAAACGCCGTAAACCGTCAGGAAGGGACACAGAGTGGAGCCCACATACCTGACGGAGCAGGCGATGGACCCTCGGGGCCCGCCACCGGTACATTAAGTAGTGTAGAGATTCCCAAACAGGCAGCGGAGACTGCCGTCCGGAATCCAGCCGATAGCCAACCAGACAGCCAGCATAATATAGGCAACAACAATCTTGAAAATGTGCAACTTGATGATAGAACTACAGAGCCCAAAAGTTGCCTGAATATTCAAATTCCGAATCAGAGAACCGCTAACTTGTCCAATTTCACTTTCAGTACTTCTTCCAACTTTCCAGTTTCCCGAGTGCCTCTCACAGAAAGCGAGCAACCCAAACTGACCACCACCACCGCAGCAAGCCATCCAACAGAGCCAGTCACTCCCTCCTCCGTAGTTACAGAGAGGGTGGCGGAGAgtccccacgaaccccctgtgaaTGTCGCCTCGTGCGAGAACGGCAGACCGCAGAACGTTACAGCTGAGGTAAGCCAAAGTGCCGCGCCGGGTCATCTGGCATCCTCGGATCCAAAGCCAGAGCAAGGCCACGAGCAGACTTCCCACGTTGAAGAGACAACTGCAAGCGGCGTCAGGTCCGCATCTGGTCAGGCGCAGCAGGCAACAGCAGCACCAAAGCCAGGCCCATGGGGCAGTAAGCCCACCTCCTGGGCCAGTTTATTTCGCAAAGACGGTGAGAGCAGTGCGGTCGCTCAttctgtccccgaaaatcggtcGGCGAACGAATCGGAGACGGTTGAGAAAGGAGAAACCAAACCGGAGGAAACTGATCCAGTGTCCGCCGATAAAGACCCCCAAGTAAAGAAACTAGGAG AATATTTAAAGAATTCAACGCTAATTAACAAACCAATGTTTATACAACCAAGAGGCCTTATCAATGTAGCCAATAACTGCTACATCAATAGT ATTTTGCAAGTTTTGGTAGCCTGCCCACCATTTTATAACCTGTTCCAACGCTTGCCTCTGGCACTGAAGAGGAGAGGACCTACATCTACTCCTATGCTAAATGCCAT TCTCGAACTCTGCAAGCAGTTTGAGGAGCTCCCGTTCGTCGGCAAGAAGGGCAGTCGAGACGTCCGTCCCGGCGAATCGTTCGAACCTGTGGGAGTCTACCAGATGTTGAGAAATGTCAACACAACTCTCTCCATCAAG CAAGGCAAGCAGGAAGATGCAGAGGAATTTCTAAGCTGCTTGCTGAATGGTTTCCATGACGAGATGATTGCCGCCATAGAGGCAGCCTATGGTAGTTCCAAGCCTGAAG CTAACGGTCCACAACCACCTACTCCAAATGGTGTAGCATCGGATCATAAAGGAGAagcggaggaggaggaggatggggaCGATGATGAATGGGAACAGGTCGGCCCAAAGAAGAAGGCCACCATCACCCGTGTG GCTGATTTCACCAAGTCCCCCATCTATAATATTTTCGGTGGACAGATGCGTTCAGCCCTACATCAGCACGGAGCCAGGGAGTCGGCTACCTTGCAGCCGTTCTTCACTCTACAATTAGACATTCAG TCTCCAAAGATTACCAGTGTCAAAGAAGCCTTGGAAAACTTTGGAACAAAGGAAGCAGTCCACGGTTTTATGTCTAACAAAACCAAAACCGAG GTGGAAGCTTCCAAAAGGACAACCCTGGAGGAGCTACCCCCGGTCCTCATCCTACACCTTAAGCAGTTTGTCTACGATAAGACGGGGGGAAGCCAGAAACTGACCAAGAAAATGGACTACGAGATGGACTTGGAAATTGGCAAAG ATTTGTTGTCTCCCAGTGGGAAGGCCAAAATACCTCCAATTCAAAGAACTTTCAAACTATTTGCAG TGATCTACCATACTGGTAAGGAAGCCTCAGGGGGCCACTACATCTCAGACTATTACCACGTGGGCATCAACGGATGGATCCGAGCAGACGATGACCTCATTAAGGTGGTGAAGCCCGCCCAGGTCATGAACCCGCCGTCCGGCTTCACTCCGTATCTGCTCGTCTACAGACGGAGGGAAGTGTCTTCTACTTCCTCGCATAGCGGAGGAAACTCTTGA